CGATACGAAGCAGCGGAAGGAACGGCGGTTCGGGATGCCCAACCCCGAGGGCTACCGGAAGGCCCAGCGGCTCATGGAGATGGCGGCCAAGTTCGGCAAGCCCGTCATCACATTTCTCGACACGCCGGGCGCGTACCCGGGGCTCGAGGCCGAGGAGCGCGGGCAGGCCGAGGCCATCGCCCGCAACCTCCTCGTGATGGCCCGGCTGCCGGTCCCGATCGTCGTCGTCGTCATCGGCGAGGGCGCGTCCGGCGGCGCCCTGGGCATCGGCGTGGGCGACCGCGTGCTGATGCTCGAGAACGCGTGGTACTCGGTGATCTCGCCCGAGTCGTGCTCCTCGATCCTCTGGCGCTCGTGGGACCACAAGGAGGACGCGGCGCGGGCGCTCAAGCTCACGGCGCCGGACCTCATCGAGCACGGCGTGATCGACGAGATCATCCCGGAGCCCGTCGGCGGCGCCCACCGGAATCCGCAGGCCACGTTCGAAGCGGCCGGCACGGCCATCGCCGCCCACCTCGACGCGCTGTCCGAGCTCCCCACCGACGAGCTGCTGGCGGGGCGCCTCGCCAAGTTCGACGCGATGGGAGCCTTCCGGGAGGGATGACCGGGTGACGGAGAGCACGCTGGACTGCGGGGGCACCCCATGACCCGATCGCCCGATCGCCCGATCCTCCACTTCACCCATCGCCACCGCGTCCGGTACCGCGAGTGCGACCCGATGGGGGTCGTGTACCACGCCCACGTCCTCGACTGGTTCGAGGCGGCGCGGACCGAGGCGCTCCGGGCAGCGGGCCTCCCCTACCGCGAGCTCGAGGAGAACGGCGTGATCATGCCCGTCGTGGACCTCGAGGTCAAGTACCACGCGAGCGTCCGCTACGACGACCTCGTAGAGGTCGAGGCCGCGTTCCCGAGTTTGGGCGTGCGCCTCCCCGTCGACTACCGCGTCCGCGTCGCGGGCGACGACGCCGTCCGGATCTCGGGCCGCGTGACGCTCTGCTTCGTCGACTCCGAGCGCGGCCGGCCGATCCCGCCCCCGACGCTCGTCCGCGAGACGTTCGCCCGCGCGGAGGGCGAGGAGCGCGCCGCGTCGTGAGCCGCGCGCTGTGGCAGAAGCTGGGCTACAAACCGGGCACGGTCGCCGTGGCCGACGAGGCACCGGAGCGCTACCGGTCCCTCCTCGCCGGCCTGCCCGGCGGCGTCACGTTCGGGACGCTCGACGACCGGCCCACGCTCGTCCACCACTTCACGACCGAGGCGGCCGGCCTCGACGCGCGGCTGGCCGTCTTCGCCGACGCCATCGCGCGCAACGGGGCGATCTGGGTGTCGTGGCCAAAGAAGGGGTCCGGCGTCGCGAGCACGGTGACCGGCGACGTCGTCCGCGGCGCCGCCTTCCCGCTCGGGCTCGTCGACGTCAAGGTCTGCGCCGTCGACGACACGTGGACGGCGACCAAGCTGGTGATCCGGAAGGAACTCCGGTAGCGAGCGAGGATCCCCGGCGGCGCGTCCGGGTTGCTCGCCTCCGCCCTCCCCTCCGCCGATGCCTCTCTCCCGCCGCCAGTTCGTCGCCCGGACCGCCGCTGCGACCGCCGCGCTCCCGTTCGTCTCCCCGCTGGCGGCGTCCGCCTCGGTGGCCTCGCCGAGCCGCTGGCCGAGGCGGGCCGAGTTCACGCCCATCCGCCGCGGCGTCGGCGCGTTCACGGACCGGGGCGGGACGATCGGGTACCTCCAGTCCGACGCCGCGCTCGTCGCCGTCGACACGCAGTTCCCCGAGTCCGCGGAGGCGTTCCTCACGGGCCTCCGCGACGGGTCCGACCGCGGGCTCGACCTCCTCGTCAACACGCACCACCACGGCGACCACACGGCGGGCAACCTCGTGCTGGCGCCGGTCGCCGAGCAACACGCGGCGCACGAGGCCGTCCCCGGCCTCCAGCGGGCCTCGGCCAGCCAGAGCGGGAGCCTCGACGCCCAGCGCTACGCCGACGCGACGTTCCGCGAGACGTGGAGCGCCGGCCTCGGCGACGAGACGCTCGCGCTCTACTACTTCGGGCCGGCCCACACCTGTGGCGACGCGGTCGTCCACTTCCAGAACGCCGACGTCGTCCACATGGGCGACCTCGTGTTCAACCGTCGCCAGCCGTACATCGACCGCGGGGCCGGCGCCTCCATCGAGAACTGGGGGACGCTCCTCGAGACGGTCCACGGCCGGTTCTCCGACGAGACGGTGTTCGTCTTCGGACACGCCGGCGACGGCTACCCGGTCATCGGCGATCGGTCGGACCTCCTGGTGATGCGCGACTTCCTCGCCGCGCTCCGCGAGACGATCGTCCCGCGCGCCGCCGACGGGGCGACCGCGGCCGACCTCGAAGCGACGGTGATCCCCGGCTTCGAAGCATGGGGCCCGACGCCCGCCCGCGTGATCGAGCCCGTCATCGCCGAGTTCGTCCGGTCCTAGTCCATGCTGCCTCTCCCCGACGCCGTCGCCAGTGACCTCGACGCGCTTCTCGACCGCGCCCTCGCCGAGGACGTCGGCCGGGGCGACGTGACGACGGAGGCGACGATCCCTGCGGGCACAAAGGCCACCGCTCACGCCCTCCTGAAGGAAGACGGCGTCGTCGCCGGGCTGGCCGTCGCCGAGCGCGTCTTTTCGCGCGTCGACCCCGACCTCACCGTCTCGTGGACGGCGAAGGACGGCGACCGGCTCGAGGCCGGGACCGTGTTCGGAACGGTCACGGGCCGCGCCCGGTCGATCCTCGTGGCCGAGCGGCTCGCCCTCAACCTGATGCAGCGGATGGGCGGGATCGCGACGGCGGCGGCTCGGATGGCCGAGGCGGCGACGCCGGCCGTGGTCCTCGACACCCGAAAGACCGCGCCGGGCCTCCGTGCGCTCGACAAGTGGGCCGTCGCGCTCGGCGGCGCGCAGAACCACCGCGCCGGGCTGTACGACATGGTCCTCGTCAAGGACAACCACATCGCCGCGGCCGGCGGCGTCCGCGCCGCCATCGACGCCGTCGGCAGGTACCTCATCGAGACCGACTACGACCTGAACGTCGAAGTCGAGGCGCGGACGCTCGACGAACTCGGCGAGGTGCTGGCGGCCGTCGACGCCGGCGCCCGGGTCGACCGCGTGCTCCTCGACAACATGGCGCGGCGGACCGACGACGGCCTCGACGTGTCGATGCTGGAGGAGGCCGTCCGCCGCGTCGGCGGGCGGATCGAGACGGAGGCCTCGGGCAACGTGACGCTGGAGACCGTCGGGCGGATCGGCCAGACGGGCGTCGACTACATCTCGTCGGGCGCGCTGACGCACTCGGTGACGGCGCTCGACGTGTCTTTGAAGGTCGGCCTCGACCTGGAGTGACGGAACGGGGCCGCACACGAACGGCACATGCCGCGGCGTACACTCCGACCATGCGCGCCTGCCTCGCCTCCCTCCTCGTCCTCACAGCCGGGCTGGCCCCCGCGACCGCTCAGCCCGTCCTCGCCCCCGGTCCCGCCGACCTCGTCCCCGAGGCGGCCCGCCTCGGGGACGACGCGCCCGGCCTCACGTGGGTGTGGAGCCCGGAGCCCCGCTGGCTCGACCCCGCCGACGCGAACCGCCGCTACTTCGACGGCGGCCTCGACTACGGCGCCAACTTCGTGTTCTCGACCGTCCCGGACGCCGAGGTGCCCCCAGTCACGATCGTGTTCGACCCCGCGACGCCCTCGACGGCCCGCGTCTTCTCCTACCGCCACGGGCTGGCCGACGCCGGCATCGGGCGGTTCGACGGGGCGGCCTATGACGTGTCGGACCCAGAGAACCCGCGGCGCCTCAACGTCGGGTTTCTCGAGGACAGCCAGACGAGCCAGCAGGATCGGACGTGGAACCCGGACGGCTCGCCGTTCGGCGCGCACGAGTACCTGATCGTCTTCGCCAGCGACTACGACCCGAAGGCGGAGACGTACGCGGGCGAGACGGCCTACGATCTCGACACGTACTACGGGCTCGCCGCCCGCGTCCGCGACGGACACGCGCTGTTCGAAACCGTCGCTGAGATGCGGTTCACGCCCGCCCCGCTCCGCGACGTCGCCGCCGCGGCCGTCGCCAACGGCGTGGCCGACGCCGTGTGGACGGCCGCGACCTACACGGGCGGCACCGACGTCCGCGCCGTGGTCGATGGCACCGTGCTCGCCACGGCCGATCCGTCGTCGGGCCGCGTCCGCGTGACCGGCCTCGACCCGGACCGGACCGTCGACCTCGCCATCCAGCTCCACGGGCCCGACGGGCTCATCGCCGAGCGGTCGATCCCCATCCAGGCGCGTGTCTCGGAGGGCGTGGCGGCGTTCTCGGCCCTCGATCCGGGACGGGCCCGGTCGTCGACCTACGGCGACACGTGGGGCTACGTGGCCGCGGACGGAACGGAGTACGCCCTGCTGGCGGTCCGCGACGGCGGGCTGTCGGTGATCGACGTAAGCGCGGCTCCGGGGGCGGCGCCCGTCGAGGTGGCCTACGTGCCCGCCCCGCCTCAGGCGACCGACACGAAGGACGTCAAGGTGTACGGCCACCACGCCTACGTGGTCAACGAGACGGGGCCGATCCAGATCGTCGACCTCAGCGACCCGACGGCCCCGGTC
This sequence is a window from Rubrivirga marina. Protein-coding genes within it:
- a CDS encoding choice-of-anchor B family protein; amino-acid sequence: MRACLASLLVLTAGLAPATAQPVLAPGPADLVPEAARLGDDAPGLTWVWSPEPRWLDPADANRRYFDGGLDYGANFVFSTVPDAEVPPVTIVFDPATPSTARVFSYRHGLADAGIGRFDGAAYDVSDPENPRRLNVGFLEDSQTSQQDRTWNPDGSPFGAHEYLIVFASDYDPKAETYAGETAYDLDTYYGLAARVRDGHALFETVAEMRFTPAPLRDVAAAAVANGVADAVWTAATYTGGTDVRAVVDGTVLATADPSSGRVRVTGLDPDRTVDLAIQLHGPDGLIAERSIPIQARVSEGVAAFSALDPGRARSSTYGDTWGYVAADGTEYALLAVRDGGLSVIDVSAAPGAAPVEVAYVPAPPQATDTKDVKVYGHHAYVVNETGPIQIVDLSDPTAPVEVGRLDVQPGVTDGGSHNVLVAEDHLWVIGGRFQGNPGLRVYALTDPASPALVDAFRPDHWPTPYYHDFEVRDGRGYGSAIYSGGGVDVLDVSDPTDVRLLTSFSYPGAGVHNTCSTENGRTLYVGDEIGTSGNWIRIFDVADLDDVELVGEVVVDPNAVVHNCYVRGDRLYVAHYTEGLRVFDVSDPHAPTEVAYLDTFLEPGYGFRGAWTAYPYLPSGKVLVSDMQTGLWVVALEDAAVAAEPASAGPTALRVWPNPTTGAATLAYDLFAPAEADVVVLDVLGREVARVRETGRAGTNRLSLGLGDAPAGVYAVRLTVAGRVRGTTTLTVAR
- a CDS encoding MBL fold metallo-hydrolase; this encodes MPLSRRQFVARTAAATAALPFVSPLAASASVASPSRWPRRAEFTPIRRGVGAFTDRGGTIGYLQSDAALVAVDTQFPESAEAFLTGLRDGSDRGLDLLVNTHHHGDHTAGNLVLAPVAEQHAAHEAVPGLQRASASQSGSLDAQRYADATFRETWSAGLGDETLALYYFGPAHTCGDAVVHFQNADVVHMGDLVFNRRQPYIDRGAGASIENWGTLLETVHGRFSDETVFVFGHAGDGYPVIGDRSDLLVMRDFLAALRETIVPRAADGATAADLEATVIPGFEAWGPTPARVIEPVIAEFVRS
- a CDS encoding acetyl-CoA carboxylase carboxyltransferase subunit alpha encodes the protein MAHLLDFEKPLADLEAKLAELRAFEAEDGSVDLSAQVAALETRVDTLRQSIYRGLTRWQRVQLARHPERPYTLDYIGSLTAGFMELHGDRLFADDQALVGGPATFRGSRFGSADRTVMVLGHQKGRDTKQRKERRFGMPNPEGYRKAQRLMEMAAKFGKPVITFLDTPGAYPGLEAEERGQAEAIARNLLVMARLPVPIVVVVIGEGASGGALGIGVGDRVLMLENAWYSVISPESCSSILWRSWDHKEDAARALKLTAPDLIEHGVIDEIIPEPVGGAHRNPQATFEAAGTAIAAHLDALSELPTDELLAGRLAKFDAMGAFREG
- a CDS encoding DUF3052 family protein, with translation MSRALWQKLGYKPGTVAVADEAPERYRSLLAGLPGGVTFGTLDDRPTLVHHFTTEAAGLDARLAVFADAIARNGAIWVSWPKKGSGVASTVTGDVVRGAAFPLGLVDVKVCAVDDTWTATKLVIRKELR
- a CDS encoding acyl-CoA thioesterase, with protein sequence MTRSPDRPILHFTHRHRVRYRECDPMGVVYHAHVLDWFEAARTEALRAAGLPYRELEENGVIMPVVDLEVKYHASVRYDDLVEVEAAFPSLGVRLPVDYRVRVAGDDAVRISGRVTLCFVDSERGRPIPPPTLVRETFARAEGEERAAS
- the nadC gene encoding carboxylating nicotinate-nucleotide diphosphorylase, which encodes MLPLPDAVASDLDALLDRALAEDVGRGDVTTEATIPAGTKATAHALLKEDGVVAGLAVAERVFSRVDPDLTVSWTAKDGDRLEAGTVFGTVTGRARSILVAERLALNLMQRMGGIATAAARMAEAATPAVVLDTRKTAPGLRALDKWAVALGGAQNHRAGLYDMVLVKDNHIAAAGGVRAAIDAVGRYLIETDYDLNVEVEARTLDELGEVLAAVDAGARVDRVLLDNMARRTDDGLDVSMLEEAVRRVGGRIETEASGNVTLETVGRIGQTGVDYISSGALTHSVTALDVSLKVGLDLE